A single window of Undibacterium sp. 5I1 DNA harbors:
- a CDS encoding DUF58 domain-containing protein, with protein sequence MSLFTNLQTRFRKMVFLENKPETGEVFLNQRRVFTLPSKPGWMFLLLLITLFIAATNYNLSLGLALTFVLMSCAWVSVFLGFRNLAHLHLLAGTAQPVFAGEDAQFTLHLINRRKYARYAVWVSFSSKDAAQHAVDIAAFSRTSIQLSCSSETRGYLPIPRVRLQTWFPLGLLRAWSTWLPDVQALVYPRPELNAPPLPYQGSEKNDGRGHAGSEDFSGVRAYQTGDALKHLAWKHIAKVDVAAGGQLVTKQFSGGSASDIMLDFSSLPKNMDVELKLARMTSWVLEADANAQPYGFRLGGNHYAPATGQAHRLDCLRALALYEL encoded by the coding sequence ATGAGCTTATTCACGAACCTACAAACTCGTTTTCGGAAAATGGTGTTTTTAGAAAACAAGCCTGAAACTGGTGAGGTATTTCTTAACCAGCGCAGAGTATTCACGTTGCCAAGCAAGCCTGGCTGGATGTTTTTGCTACTGCTGATCACTTTGTTTATTGCTGCCACCAACTACAATTTAAGCTTGGGTCTGGCGCTGACATTTGTACTAATGTCCTGTGCCTGGGTGAGCGTGTTTTTAGGCTTCCGTAATCTAGCGCATTTGCATTTGCTCGCTGGCACAGCACAACCCGTATTTGCCGGTGAAGATGCGCAATTTACGCTGCACTTAATCAATCGCCGCAAATATGCGCGCTATGCCGTCTGGGTGAGTTTTTCCAGCAAAGATGCAGCACAACATGCGGTCGATATCGCGGCATTTAGCCGCACTAGTATCCAGCTAAGCTGCTCTAGCGAAACGCGCGGTTATTTGCCCATTCCCAGAGTCAGGTTACAGACCTGGTTCCCTCTTGGTTTGCTGCGCGCCTGGAGTACCTGGTTACCCGACGTACAAGCACTGGTGTATCCGCGACCAGAACTAAATGCGCCACCCCTGCCATATCAAGGCTCAGAAAAAAATGATGGGCGAGGCCATGCAGGCAGTGAAGATTTTTCTGGCGTCAGAGCATATCAAACAGGTGACGCGCTTAAGCATCTGGCTTGGAAGCATATTGCCAAAGTTGATGTGGCCGCTGGTGGTCAGCTTGTGACGAAACAATTTTCTGGCGGCTCTGCCAGCGACATCATGCTTGATTTTTCTAGTTTGCCAAAGAACATGGACGTGGAACTGAAATTAGCACGCATGACCAGTTGGGTATTAGAAGCAGATGCCAACGCACAACCGTATGGTTTTCGACTTGGCGGCAATCATTATGCCCCCGCCACGGGACAGGCGCACCGGCTAGATTGCTTACGCGCTTTAGCGCTTTATGAGCTCTAG
- a CDS encoding AraC family transcriptional regulator, with amino-acid sequence MPIISTEEAQKNRHQLAGQISDIFFTEALFDAMPDVVFFVKDLAGRYIVVNQTLATRAGYKDKAALIGHTATEVFSASLAVNYDEQDQMVLSGNHALNDQLELHLYPNLDPGWCLTQKIPLRDTNNKVIGLTGISRDLAMPDQRHPIYHQIAAAVRHLHSHYFQTVQMADLAQLTGLSITQIERYFQKIFSLTPRQMMIKIRLDAASQMLADPSKSITDIAADCGYQDHSAFSRIFKATVGMTPSEYREVLQRQSILEARA; translated from the coding sequence ATGCCTATCATCTCCACTGAAGAAGCACAGAAAAATCGTCATCAATTGGCAGGTCAGATTAGTGATATTTTTTTCACCGAAGCTTTATTTGATGCGATGCCAGATGTAGTTTTTTTCGTCAAAGATCTGGCTGGTCGTTATATTGTGGTAAATCAGACACTCGCCACACGAGCTGGTTATAAAGATAAAGCTGCCTTAATTGGTCATACGGCCACTGAAGTTTTCTCGGCTTCTTTAGCTGTTAATTATGATGAACAAGATCAAATGGTACTGAGCGGCAATCATGCCTTAAACGATCAATTAGAACTTCATCTGTATCCCAACCTCGATCCTGGCTGGTGCCTCACCCAAAAAATCCCACTGCGCGACACCAATAATAAAGTCATCGGTCTCACCGGTATTTCTCGTGATTTAGCGATGCCGGATCAACGCCATCCGATTTATCACCAGATCGCCGCTGCTGTCCGGCATTTGCATAGTCATTATTTTCAGACAGTACAAATGGCAGATTTGGCGCAACTAACCGGTTTGTCGATTACCCAGATTGAGCGTTATTTCCAAAAGATTTTCTCACTGACGCCACGTCAGATGATGATTAAAATCCGTTTAGATGCAGCATCCCAGATGTTGGCTGATCCTAGCAAGAGCATCACTGACATTGCAGCAGATTGCGGCTACCAGGATCACAGCGCTTTTTCTCGTATTTTTAAAGCCACTGTCGGCATGACCCCGAGTGAATACCGCGAAGTCTTACAACGTCAGTCTATTCTCGAAGCCAGAGCCTGA
- a CDS encoding proline racemase family protein, producing MKKISIIDSHTGGEPTRLIVAGGPDLGKGTLADRVNRFKTEFDHYRTATTCEPRGSDVMVGALACLPHNPVCTAGVIFFNNVGYLGMCGHGMIGFVVSLAYQGKISVGQHQIDTPVGVVQVELHANDSVTVHNVAAWRYRKEVVIEVAGHGLVTGDVAWGGNWFFLIANHGQELESINIDALTDFCWGVRQALEANEITGEHGALIDHIELFGTPDSANNHSKNFVLCPGKAYDRSPCGTGTSAKLACLAADGELTEGEIWRQESIIGSVFEASYRAMKADDSGDATSAEKILPSIRSKAFVNAEATLLLDERDPFVWGMR from the coding sequence ATGAAAAAAATATCCATTATTGATTCGCATACCGGTGGTGAGCCCACCCGGTTAATCGTGGCTGGTGGCCCTGATCTGGGCAAGGGCACTTTAGCTGACCGCGTCAATCGCTTTAAAACTGAATTTGATCATTACCGCACTGCGACCACCTGCGAACCGCGAGGCTCCGATGTGATGGTTGGTGCTTTGGCCTGCCTACCGCACAACCCTGTATGCACTGCCGGCGTGATTTTTTTTAATAACGTGGGTTATCTTGGCATGTGTGGTCACGGCATGATTGGCTTTGTGGTGAGTCTGGCTTACCAAGGCAAGATCAGCGTTGGGCAACATCAAATTGACACGCCTGTTGGCGTTGTGCAGGTTGAACTCCATGCTAACGATAGCGTGACTGTGCATAACGTTGCGGCATGGCGCTACCGCAAAGAAGTCGTGATTGAAGTCGCTGGCCACGGTCTTGTAACAGGCGACGTGGCATGGGGTGGCAATTGGTTTTTCCTGATCGCTAATCATGGGCAGGAGTTAGAATCAATAAATATTGATGCGCTTACCGATTTTTGCTGGGGGGTAAGACAAGCCTTGGAGGCAAATGAGATTACCGGTGAGCACGGCGCGTTGATAGATCATATCGAATTATTTGGCACTCCAGATTCAGCCAATAATCACAGCAAAAACTTTGTACTATGCCCGGGCAAAGCCTACGACCGCTCACCTTGCGGCACCGGCACCAGCGCCAAACTGGCTTGCCTGGCGGCAGATGGCGAATTGACAGAGGGTGAAATATGGCGGCAGGAAAGTATTATCGGCAGCGTGTTTGAAGCGTCTTATCGAGCGATGAAAGCAGATGATTCCGGCGACGCAACTAGTGCAGAAAAAATCTTACCGAGTATTCGCAGCAAGGCATTTGTGAATGCTGAGGCGACTTTATTATTGGATGAGAGAGATCCCTTTGTTTGGGGGATGCGCTAA
- a CDS encoding dihydrodipicolinate synthase family protein, which yields MSTNKWRGVFPAVTTKFKDNEDLDYAEMEKHYAFQIDSGVHGLVTCGSLGEASTLSFYEKLEVTKIALQVADKRLPVLVNVSETRTSNALRFVEQAADMGVQGLMVMPSVLYAADAREAKDNLRAIAKAAQLPIMVYNNPVTYKVDLTPEDFLDLADCEWLVAIKESTDNIRRITDLRNVLGDRYQLFMGVDDLSFEGLAVGADGLLAGLVVAFPKETVALYNMMQARLYDDALKLYQWFMPLLHLDVSNKLVQNLKLVETLVGVGNENVRRPRQPLVGAERERVTTIVQKALATRPDVSIYL from the coding sequence ATGAGCACAAATAAATGGCGTGGCGTTTTTCCGGCAGTAACTACCAAGTTTAAAGATAATGAAGATTTGGACTATGCTGAAATGGAAAAGCATTATGCTTTTCAGATCGATAGCGGAGTCCATGGCTTGGTCACTTGCGGCTCTTTGGGCGAAGCCAGCACCCTCTCGTTTTATGAGAAACTGGAAGTCACCAAGATTGCCTTGCAGGTTGCGGATAAGCGCCTGCCGGTCTTAGTCAATGTGTCGGAGACCCGCACCAGCAATGCCTTACGGTTTGTGGAGCAAGCCGCGGATATGGGTGTGCAAGGTCTTATGGTAATGCCATCGGTCTTGTATGCCGCCGACGCCCGCGAAGCAAAAGACAATCTGCGTGCCATCGCCAAAGCGGCACAATTGCCGATCATGGTCTATAACAATCCTGTGACGTACAAAGTTGATCTAACACCAGAAGATTTTTTGGATTTGGCTGATTGTGAATGGCTGGTGGCAATTAAAGAATCAACTGACAACATTCGCCGCATTACGGATCTGCGCAATGTGTTGGGCGATCGCTATCAATTATTTATGGGCGTGGATGATCTGTCATTTGAAGGATTAGCAGTCGGCGCAGATGGCTTACTAGCAGGCTTGGTCGTCGCCTTTCCGAAAGAAACGGTAGCGCTCTATAACATGATGCAAGCCAGACTTTATGACGATGCACTCAAGCTATATCAATGGTTTATGCCGCTGTTGCATTTAGACGTATCCAACAAGTTGGTACAAAACCTGAAGCTGGTCGAAACCCTGGTCGGCGTTGGCAATGAAAACGTACGCCGTCCGCGCCAGCCGCTTGTTGGTGCAGAACGTGAACGCGTGACGACTATCGTACAAAAAGCCTTAGCAACTAGACCGGATGTCTCGATCTACCTTTAA
- a CDS encoding MoxR family ATPase, whose amino-acid sequence MFSKVHAVAKQVNQVIIGKDTQIRQALVCLLAGGHLLIEDVPGVGKTTLAHALAISLGLQFNRLQFTSDLLPADVVGISIFEREKNQFIFHPGPVFTQVLLADEINRATPKTQSALLEAMEERQVSVEGKTRALPHPFFVIATQNPTHQVGTFSLPESQLDRFLMCLSLGYPDAAAERALLLGEDRRSLLQSLTAAMQANELVEAQKLLKHIHTSPSLIDYVQALAHATRQDDVFADGMSPRASIALLQAARAWAALEGRDHVLPEDVQAILIPVIAHRLRPLKSVSGKTNASSELLQQMMLRIAV is encoded by the coding sequence ATGTTTTCAAAAGTTCACGCAGTTGCAAAACAAGTTAATCAAGTCATTATCGGCAAAGACACACAAATTCGTCAGGCCTTGGTGTGCCTGCTGGCGGGCGGTCATTTACTGATTGAGGATGTGCCAGGCGTCGGCAAAACTACCTTGGCGCATGCCTTGGCGATTTCACTTGGCTTACAATTTAATCGTCTGCAATTTACCAGTGATTTACTACCCGCAGATGTGGTTGGAATTTCTATTTTTGAACGTGAAAAAAATCAGTTTATTTTTCATCCTGGCCCCGTATTTACGCAGGTCTTGCTGGCAGATGAAATCAATCGTGCTACACCGAAAACTCAATCTGCTTTGCTAGAGGCGATGGAAGAACGTCAGGTCAGTGTGGAGGGCAAAACCCGTGCGCTGCCTCATCCCTTTTTTGTCATTGCGACACAAAATCCTACTCACCAAGTCGGCACATTTTCTTTGCCAGAATCGCAGCTTGATCGCTTTCTGATGTGTCTTTCTCTAGGCTATCCCGACGCAGCGGCAGAGCGCGCACTGTTGCTTGGCGAAGATCGCCGTAGTCTTCTACAAAGCCTGACCGCAGCAATGCAAGCTAATGAATTAGTTGAGGCGCAAAAATTACTGAAACATATTCATACCTCACCGTCTTTAATCGATTATGTACAAGCACTGGCACATGCCACTCGCCAGGATGATGTTTTTGCTGATGGCATGAGCCCGCGAGCCTCTATCGCATTGCTGCAAGCAGCACGTGCATGGGCGGCATTAGAGGGACGCGATCATGTCCTGCCAGAGGATGTGCAAGCGATACTGATACCGGTCATCGCACATCGTTTGCGGCCTTTAAAATCGGTCAGCGGCAAAACCAATGCCAGCAGTGAATTGCTACAGCAAATGATGTTGCGGATTGCGGTATAG
- a CDS encoding GntR family transcriptional regulator yields the protein MLATASKSAMATALPQKSPPPKLRAVDIAYDAIESMIVTLQLKPGSPIVESELIEITGLGRTPLREALMRMSSNGLILQLPRRGLIVSDIEAAEHMTLIETRRVIERLIATSAARRSTPQHRKDMVECADQMLVAAKFADLGAYMAADQALDHVIHEACRNPSAVAAVVPLVIKCRRFWYAFQHEGDIEEGARCHLMLAKAIAKGNEEQALKATDSLMDYLESFARKIING from the coding sequence ATGCTAGCCACAGCAAGCAAATCAGCGATGGCGACAGCGCTACCGCAAAAATCTCCACCACCCAAGTTGCGTGCGGTGGATATCGCTTATGACGCGATCGAAAGCATGATTGTCACCCTACAACTTAAGCCAGGCTCTCCGATTGTAGAGTCAGAATTAATTGAAATCACAGGTTTGGGACGCACCCCCTTGCGTGAAGCCTTGATGCGGATGTCATCCAATGGACTGATTCTGCAACTACCAAGACGCGGTTTGATCGTCAGTGACATTGAAGCCGCAGAACACATGACGCTGATCGAAACCAGGCGCGTAATAGAACGTCTGATCGCCACCAGCGCAGCCCGTCGCAGCACACCGCAACACCGCAAAGACATGGTGGAATGCGCAGATCAAATGTTGGTCGCGGCTAAATTCGCTGATCTAGGTGCATATATGGCCGCCGACCAAGCCTTAGATCACGTGATACACGAAGCCTGCCGCAATCCGTCTGCGGTAGCGGCGGTCGTGCCACTGGTGATCAAATGCCGTCGCTTTTGGTATGCGTTTCAGCATGAAGGCGATATAGAAGAAGGCGCACGTTGCCATCTGATGCTAGCGAAAGCGATCGCAAAAGGCAATGAAGAGCAAGCCTTAAAAGCAACCGACTCCTTAATGGATTATCTGGAATCGTTTGCCCGTAAGATTATCAATGGCTAG
- a CDS encoding TonB family protein — MNLVTRQRETPKPDPVKKRLIAGVMISLLIHALILCVQFGVPGLGSPGAAAPEQNNFALATESELTIQIANPELNTSAAIPPLQVPQPPVSTPPVALAAETGIRLIATAVATPAAPVPTSSKPALAEAKAKNGPKKIVARAIPVMPKAEQEQSPEDPVRVIAQNEMRDDSFVVPLPSPEDPEHKPDPESRQKITKSVAPIAPDPMLDVASVASVSEQPDPAIQQAAARAEAAELAKLAEETKRTQLAKQQIRQQKQLKEEQARLQSEAQLAVQTPQNVAIQKLQEDNRKQADVSGAAEIASKLEEQKLAELKQAELKKIEQKNIEQQQAVQQLAQQVAQKISQDEAKRTQQELARLEQVRQREQAIQQERQQKQVAELQAQQQAIVQANKQAAEQAAEQTARQEAQRIAQQTAQREQESKQALTAQASTKFEPRTLPAIGNNNNHGESIASRADSGDRSGDKSGEGNGIKDGDRNGNGSEKGFVLPKNLFSSDLANKALEQSRGLGLLRGRPPVPIFGDDDKSRRRAVGSEYSKDVPLRMYVESWRQKIERNGSLNYSQISKDKARGYPVVSVIIRSDGSVEDIVLISSSGRADLDEAVRRIVRVNARYASFPANVAEKYDTIEIRRVWNFEEALRITEELR; from the coding sequence ATGAATTTAGTCACTCGACAGCGCGAAACCCCCAAGCCTGATCCCGTCAAAAAACGGTTGATTGCTGGCGTGATGATTTCTCTATTGATTCATGCATTGATATTGTGTGTACAGTTTGGCGTGCCCGGTCTGGGTTCTCCAGGAGCGGCAGCGCCGGAGCAAAATAATTTTGCCCTTGCAACTGAATCAGAATTGACGATCCAGATTGCAAATCCAGAACTTAATACCAGCGCCGCAATCCCGCCGTTGCAGGTGCCACAGCCACCTGTGTCAACACCGCCGGTAGCCTTGGCAGCAGAGACTGGCATACGTTTGATAGCGACTGCGGTTGCAACGCCAGCAGCACCAGTGCCCACATCATCCAAGCCAGCGTTAGCCGAGGCCAAAGCAAAAAATGGCCCCAAAAAAATCGTAGCACGCGCTATTCCGGTGATGCCTAAAGCTGAGCAGGAACAATCGCCAGAAGATCCGGTACGTGTTATTGCCCAAAATGAGATGCGGGATGACAGCTTTGTCGTGCCGCTCCCCAGCCCAGAAGACCCGGAGCACAAGCCCGATCCAGAGTCCCGGCAAAAAATTACTAAATCTGTCGCCCCCATCGCACCTGATCCTATGCTGGATGTCGCCAGTGTAGCTAGTGTATCTGAGCAGCCAGACCCAGCGATACAACAAGCCGCAGCGCGGGCAGAGGCGGCCGAGTTAGCAAAGTTGGCAGAAGAGACCAAGCGGACACAGCTAGCCAAGCAACAAATCCGGCAACAAAAGCAATTGAAAGAAGAGCAGGCGCGCTTGCAATCAGAAGCACAGCTTGCAGTCCAGACTCCGCAAAATGTGGCGATCCAAAAACTACAAGAAGACAATCGTAAACAAGCGGATGTCAGCGGGGCGGCAGAGATAGCATCCAAGTTAGAAGAGCAAAAATTAGCCGAGCTTAAGCAAGCCGAACTAAAGAAAATTGAACAAAAAAATATCGAACAGCAGCAAGCCGTCCAGCAATTAGCGCAGCAAGTAGCACAGAAAATAAGCCAGGACGAAGCCAAACGCACCCAACAAGAGCTAGCACGTCTGGAGCAAGTGCGCCAACGAGAACAAGCGATTCAGCAAGAGCGTCAGCAAAAGCAAGTAGCAGAATTACAAGCCCAACAGCAGGCCATTGTGCAAGCCAACAAGCAAGCCGCCGAGCAAGCCGCCGAGCAGACGGCCAGGCAAGAAGCACAGCGCATCGCACAGCAAACCGCACAGCGAGAACAAGAAAGCAAACAAGCTCTAACCGCTCAGGCCAGCACAAAATTTGAGCCGCGTACCTTGCCTGCGATCGGCAATAACAACAATCACGGCGAAAGCATTGCCAGCCGTGCAGACAGTGGTGATCGTAGTGGTGATAAATCAGGCGAAGGCAACGGCATCAAAGACGGCGACCGCAATGGTAACGGCAGCGAAAAAGGTTTCGTCCTGCCTAAAAATTTATTCAGCAGCGATCTCGCCAACAAAGCGCTGGAGCAATCACGCGGCTTAGGTCTGTTACGTGGCCGGCCACCAGTCCCCATCTTTGGCGACGACGACAAATCACGTCGCCGCGCAGTCGGTAGTGAATACAGCAAAGATGTTCCATTACGTATGTATGTAGAAAGCTGGCGACAAAAAATCGAGCGCAACGGTAGCCTTAATTATTCACAAATTTCCAAAGACAAAGCCCGTGGTTACCCCGTCGTATCGGTCATCATACGCAGCGACGGCAGCGTAGAAGACATCGTCCTCATCAGTTCTAGTGGTCGTGCAGACCTGGACGAAGCAGTGCGCCGCATCGTCAGAGTCAACGCCCGCTATGCATCTTTCCCCGCCAACGTGGCAGAAAAATATGACACTATTGAAATACGCCGGGTCTGGAATTTTGAAGAGGCGCTAAGGATTACTGAGGAATTGCGGTAG
- a CDS encoding histone deacetylase family protein yields the protein MTTAFYTHADCKRHEMGSWHPESPDRLQAIEDQLIASRIDSLLEYREAPAAEEADLARAHTASAIYRIRENCPTAHSEHQHFPLDADTLLNAFTWRASLRAAGAAIAATNAVIAGELDNAFCSVRPPGHHATSSEAMGFCMFNNVAVAAKYAMEVHGLERIAVVDFDVHHGNGTEEIFHNDPRVLMVSFFQHPFYPYSGTEHPAPNMHNIPVPAHTYGDVVRQLVLEQWLPALHQHRPQMIFISAGFDAHKEDDMGQMGLVEADYSWMTRKIMEVAKEHAGGKIVSCLEGGYNLSALGRSVVAHIKVLAELD from the coding sequence ATGACGACCGCGTTTTATACCCACGCCGATTGCAAGCGGCATGAAATGGGATCATGGCATCCAGAATCTCCCGATAGATTACAAGCCATCGAAGATCAATTGATCGCCAGTCGTATTGACAGCTTGTTGGAATATCGTGAAGCGCCAGCGGCAGAAGAGGCTGACTTAGCGCGCGCGCATACCGCCAGTGCCATTTACCGGATTCGAGAAAACTGTCCCACGGCGCACTCAGAACATCAGCACTTTCCGCTAGATGCAGATACTTTACTCAATGCCTTCACCTGGCGTGCCTCGTTGCGTGCCGCAGGTGCTGCGATTGCCGCCACTAACGCGGTGATTGCTGGCGAGCTGGACAATGCATTTTGCTCTGTGCGCCCACCGGGGCATCATGCGACTTCTAGCGAGGCGATGGGTTTTTGTATGTTTAATAATGTCGCCGTGGCTGCCAAATATGCGATGGAAGTGCATGGGCTAGAGCGTATCGCGGTAGTCGATTTTGATGTCCATCATGGCAACGGCACGGAAGAGATTTTTCATAACGATCCCCGGGTGTTGATGGTGAGTTTTTTTCAGCATCCGTTTTATCCCTACTCAGGCACCGAGCATCCGGCGCCCAATATGCATAACATTCCAGTGCCAGCGCATACCTATGGCGATGTTGTACGCCAATTAGTGCTGGAGCAGTGGCTTCCCGCCTTGCATCAACATCGCCCGCAAATGATCTTTATTTCTGCCGGATTTGATGCACATAAAGAAGATGATATGGGCCAGATGGGCTTAGTCGAGGCGGACTACAGTTGGATGACCCGCAAAATTATGGAAGTCGCCAAAGAGCATGCGGGTGGCAAAATCGTTAGCTGCCTTGAAGGTGGCTATAACTTGTCGGCTCTGGGTCGTAGCGTGGTTGCTCATATTAAAGTGCTAGCCGAGCTAGATTGA
- the ylqF gene encoding ribosome biogenesis GTPase YlqF, whose amino-acid sequence MSIQWFPGHMNAARKKAAETMENTDLVIEVLDARIPQASCNPMVEQLRTFRQRPCLKILNKSDLADPHATKFWLDFYNSQKGVHAVALCCKKPSDVAKIPGIALSIAPHRGVPTKPLRMMIMGIPNVGKSTLMNALLNRRVANVGDEPAVTKVQQRLYLGKNMILVDTPGMLWPKIAHPTDGLMLAASHAVGVKALIEEEVATFLAEQLLQNYPKFLTARYGIVTEGIDGVSVIEGVAKKRAYRLKGGDWDLEKAAHTLLLDYRSGALGRVSLETPASREHLLATYVPPVLLGQGKTTDVSQGEQGELDELPRQ is encoded by the coding sequence ATGTCCATACAATGGTTCCCCGGTCACATGAACGCTGCCCGCAAAAAAGCGGCAGAAACCATGGAAAACACCGATCTGGTGATAGAAGTTTTAGATGCCCGCATTCCGCAAGCCAGTTGTAATCCTATGGTCGAACAACTGCGCACGTTTCGTCAGCGTCCTTGTCTAAAAATACTCAATAAAAGCGATTTAGCTGATCCGCATGCCACTAAGTTTTGGCTGGATTTTTATAACAGCCAAAAAGGTGTACACGCAGTCGCATTGTGTTGTAAAAAACCGTCCGACGTTGCCAAAATCCCTGGTATTGCGCTTAGCATCGCACCGCATCGCGGCGTACCAACCAAGCCCTTGCGCATGATGATTATGGGGATTCCCAACGTAGGTAAATCTACTTTGATGAACGCGTTGCTTAATCGCCGTGTCGCCAATGTCGGTGATGAACCTGCCGTCACCAAAGTACAGCAGCGTTTGTATCTCGGTAAAAATATGATTTTGGTCGATACTCCCGGTATGCTCTGGCCAAAAATCGCCCATCCGACCGATGGCTTGATGTTAGCCGCCAGCCATGCAGTTGGTGTAAAAGCTCTGATTGAAGAAGAAGTCGCTACCTTTTTAGCCGAACAATTATTACAAAATTACCCTAAGTTTTTGACAGCCCGTTATGGCATCGTCACAGAGGGGATTGATGGCGTGAGTGTGATCGAGGGCGTTGCCAAAAAACGTGCTTACCGCCTCAAAGGTGGTGACTGGGATTTAGAAAAAGCGGCTCACACTTTGCTGTTAGATTATCGCAGTGGTGCTTTAGGACGAGTCAGTCTGGAGACGCCCGCCAGCCGCGAACATTTGCTCGCAACCTATGTGCCACCAGTGTTGCTGGGGCAAGGTAAAACGACCGACGTATCACAGGGCGAGCAGGGCGAGTTGGACGAATTGCCGAGGCAGTAA